Proteins from a genomic interval of Thermoleophilaceae bacterium:
- a CDS encoding cytochrome P450: protein MTSVAELELPHFDYLDPSLRGERYHAAMAQLEGWLAAGTLGYVVLDREAGEFFLRSKACDFPGMTIAELVGIEDGPLYEEMRRNIINLNGDGHRRLRNLLNPVLAPRAAERHRPAMRRILETLPTSGSVEFVSAFAKPYPSLVIAELVGADPADAPKLHDWSNWIQRQFDAPSLMEHRAPIEQAVEEFHAWFQDLLGSKRREPGEDLTSQLLQVDGLEEVELVNLVLDVILGGIDTAQSQLSHTMRLLAEHPGQWALLRERPELAVAAVEESLRYEPVTPFTARITTDTVEYRDVTFPPGTVLMISAFHANRESGGEFDIAAERERARILTFGAGIHYCVGANLARAELQEALTFLAERVERVEADGTPDYGTITGIYGIDSLPLRLS, encoded by the coding sequence ATGACGTCCGTCGCCGAGCTCGAGCTCCCGCACTTCGACTACCTGGACCCGTCGCTGCGCGGCGAGCGCTACCACGCCGCGATGGCGCAGCTCGAGGGCTGGCTGGCCGCCGGGACGCTGGGCTACGTGGTGCTCGACCGCGAGGCCGGCGAGTTCTTCCTGCGCTCCAAGGCCTGCGACTTCCCCGGCATGACGATCGCGGAGCTGGTGGGGATCGAGGACGGGCCGCTGTACGAGGAGATGCGCCGCAACATCATCAACCTCAACGGCGACGGCCATCGCCGGCTGCGCAACCTGCTCAACCCCGTGCTCGCTCCCAGGGCGGCGGAGCGCCACCGTCCCGCCATGCGCCGCATCCTGGAGACGCTCCCCACCAGCGGCAGCGTGGAGTTCGTGAGCGCCTTCGCCAAGCCGTACCCGTCGCTGGTGATCGCCGAGCTGGTGGGGGCCGACCCCGCGGACGCGCCCAAGCTGCATGACTGGTCCAACTGGATCCAGCGCCAGTTCGACGCGCCGAGCCTGATGGAGCACCGCGCGCCGATCGAGCAGGCGGTGGAGGAGTTCCACGCATGGTTCCAAGACCTGCTCGGGAGTAAGCGGCGCGAGCCGGGGGAGGACCTCACGTCGCAGCTCCTCCAGGTGGACGGGCTCGAGGAGGTGGAGCTCGTGAACCTGGTGCTGGACGTGATCCTCGGCGGCATCGACACCGCGCAGAGTCAGCTCTCCCACACCATGCGACTGCTGGCCGAGCACCCCGGCCAATGGGCGCTGCTGCGTGAGCGGCCCGAGCTCGCGGTGGCCGCCGTGGAGGAGTCGCTGCGCTACGAGCCGGTGACTCCGTTCACGGCGCGGATCACCACCGACACCGTCGAGTACCGCGACGTCACCTTCCCGCCGGGCACGGTGCTGATGATCTCCGCCTTCCACGCCAACCGCGAGAGTGGGGGCGAGTTCGACATCGCCGCGGAGCGCGAGCGGGCGCGCATCCTCACCTTCGGGGCCGGCATCCACTACTGCGTGGGCGCCAACCTCGCGCGCGCGGAGCTGCAGGAGGCGCTCACCTTCCTGGCGGAGAGGGTCGAGCGCGTGGAGGCAGACGGCACGCCGGACTACGGCACCATCACGGGCATCTACGGGATCGACTCGCTGCCACTGCGGCTATCGTGA